A genomic region of Mycolicibacterium poriferae contains the following coding sequences:
- a CDS encoding coiled-coil domain-containing protein, producing the protein MTSGRRALRRLTYGFAAAILTVAVTTSGVHADPASDAVAQLDELSRQAVQTRQAVTDAQRDVDATLAAQAAAEDHHRAELRALEEANSALQPYQEAVNRVAAMTYMGGRTDQLAAVLSAASPQQLIDELSLQRAMAAEMADQMNDFRAASERAAAAARASEKSAADARGAAEQAAKVRTELQVKWTGLQQQILAAEAQYAALTPPQRAAVDNAAAVLPPPPAAPTPVDPPIAAVPAQPPGLPESLPVGVANEAGLQPNTVLAARAVSARFPQIAAIDGVRPDSKPWHPSGLAIDIMIPNSASPEGIALGDEILAFAMSNAARFGLQDVIWRGTYYTPAGPQASGYGHYDHVHITTTPG; encoded by the coding sequence ATGACGTCAGGACGCCGCGCACTCCGGCGCCTGACGTACGGTTTCGCGGCCGCGATCCTGACCGTGGCGGTGACGACGAGCGGCGTCCATGCGGACCCGGCTTCCGATGCGGTGGCCCAGCTCGACGAGTTGTCCCGCCAGGCGGTGCAGACGCGCCAGGCGGTCACGGACGCGCAGCGTGACGTGGACGCCACACTGGCGGCCCAGGCGGCGGCCGAAGACCACCACCGCGCCGAACTGCGGGCCCTCGAGGAAGCGAATTCAGCGCTGCAGCCCTACCAGGAGGCCGTCAACCGGGTGGCAGCAATGACGTACATGGGTGGCCGTACCGATCAGTTGGCCGCCGTGCTCAGCGCAGCGTCCCCGCAACAACTGATCGACGAGCTGTCTCTGCAACGCGCGATGGCTGCGGAGATGGCCGATCAGATGAACGATTTCCGGGCAGCGAGCGAACGCGCCGCCGCGGCCGCCCGGGCCTCCGAGAAGTCGGCCGCCGACGCCCGTGGGGCCGCCGAGCAGGCGGCCAAGGTGCGAACCGAGTTGCAGGTCAAGTGGACCGGTCTGCAACAGCAGATCCTGGCGGCCGAGGCGCAGTATGCGGCGTTGACACCACCCCAGCGGGCTGCTGTCGACAACGCCGCCGCCGTCCTCCCGCCCCCGCCGGCCGCGCCCACCCCGGTCGACCCCCCGATCGCGGCGGTACCGGCGCAGCCGCCCGGCCTCCCCGAGTCGCTGCCGGTGGGTGTGGCGAACGAGGCGGGGCTGCAGCCCAACACCGTCCTGGCGGCCCGAGCCGTCAGCGCCAGGTTCCCCCAGATCGCCGCCATCGACGGCGTGCGCCCGGACTCCAAGCCCTGGCATCCGAGCGGCCTGGCGATCGACATCATGATTCCCAACTCCGCAAGCCCCGAGGGCATCGCGCTCGGAGACGAAATACTCGCCTTCGCGATGAGCAACGCGGCCCGGTTCGGGCTGCAGGACGTGATCTGGCGCGGCACGTACTACACGCCGGCCGGTCCGCAAGCCTCAGGCTACGGGCACTACGACCACGTTCACATCACCACGACACCCGGGTGA
- a CDS encoding methyltransferase yields the protein MPSTPLPVVLATLALRRRLKQFADRLVPPQIAMLDLGEGVGGVQVAATIAELGIADVLAGGPMTAQQIAARLDCDAETTHRLLRGAVACGLCTMNRRTGVVTLTRTGAVLRSDHPASLRAWMRYKGMRSTVDAWGGLAESVRSGRSSFEMVHGMSVWEWYAQHPDEERVFASTMRQATEISARAIARVYPWPKDAVVCDVAGGIGTLLSTVVAESGGTLRGVLVDSAGMIAEAEHFLADRGVADRIDCVEGDIFRAVNATADVYLLKDVLHDWDDERCRKILAAVAASMPSGAKLVVAEYLQERHRPNPFSPLLDLHTLTQRDGGRLRSEAELSALFTDVGLRTTGRRFSVVPHDLVEAEKI from the coding sequence ATGCCATCGACGCCTCTCCCCGTGGTGCTGGCCACCCTCGCCCTGCGGCGCCGCCTCAAGCAGTTCGCGGACCGACTCGTGCCGCCCCAGATCGCGATGCTCGATCTCGGCGAGGGCGTCGGCGGGGTCCAGGTCGCGGCCACCATCGCCGAACTCGGCATTGCCGACGTCCTCGCCGGTGGACCGATGACCGCACAGCAGATCGCCGCCCGACTCGACTGCGACGCGGAGACCACGCACCGCCTGCTGCGCGGCGCGGTCGCGTGCGGACTGTGCACCATGAACCGCCGCACGGGGGTGGTGACGCTGACCCGGACCGGGGCCGTGCTGCGCAGCGACCATCCCGCGTCACTACGGGCCTGGATGCGCTACAAGGGCATGCGGTCGACCGTCGACGCCTGGGGCGGGCTGGCCGAGAGCGTGCGCAGCGGCCGCAGCTCGTTCGAGATGGTGCACGGCATGTCGGTCTGGGAGTGGTACGCCCAGCATCCCGACGAAGAACGCGTGTTCGCGTCGACGATGCGTCAAGCCACCGAGATCAGTGCACGCGCCATCGCACGGGTCTACCCCTGGCCAAAGGACGCCGTGGTGTGTGACGTGGCGGGCGGGATCGGGACGCTGCTGTCGACGGTCGTTGCCGAGTCCGGCGGGACTCTGCGTGGTGTCCTGGTCGACAGTGCCGGAATGATCGCCGAAGCCGAGCATTTCCTCGCCGACCGGGGTGTCGCCGACCGGATCGATTGCGTCGAGGGTGACATCTTTCGCGCCGTGAACGCCACCGCCGACGTGTACCTGCTCAAAGATGTCCTGCACGACTGGGACGACGAACGCTGCCGCAAGATCCTCGCCGCAGTGGCGGCGAGCATGCCCAGCGGCGCGAAGCTCGTGGTGGCCGAATATCTCCAGGAACGTCATCGGCCGAACCCGTTCTCGCCACTGCTCGATCTGCACACCCTGACCCAGCGGGATGGCGGACGTCTGCGCTCGGAGGCTGAGCTGTCGGCGCTGTTCACCGACGTCGGTTTGCGCACCACCGGACGCAGATTCTCCGTGGTGCCGCACGACCTCGTCGAAGCGGAGAAGATCTGA
- a CDS encoding DUF4174 domain-containing protein — translation MAVRRGVVRWALFLAALVVSASMGSGTAVAAELGDYRWERRPLLLFAPTNSDPRLVETLSRIDASRCDVLDRDMVVGVVVGEGTSTLDGQVIDSEQAQQLTGRYGVGDTDFTVVLIGKDGGEKWRVNDVPSLQTVFAVIDGMPMRSREMAADPGRC, via the coding sequence ATGGCTGTCAGACGCGGTGTGGTGCGATGGGCGCTCTTCCTCGCCGCTCTGGTGGTGAGCGCCAGCATGGGATCAGGCACGGCTGTCGCCGCCGAACTCGGCGACTATCGCTGGGAACGTCGTCCGCTCCTGCTGTTCGCGCCGACGAACAGCGATCCACGCCTGGTGGAAACGCTGAGCCGAATCGACGCAAGTCGCTGTGACGTGTTGGATCGCGACATGGTGGTCGGCGTCGTGGTCGGCGAGGGCACCAGCACGCTCGATGGTCAGGTCATCGACAGCGAACAGGCGCAACAGCTGACGGGCCGATACGGCGTCGGTGACACCGACTTCACCGTGGTGTTGATCGGCAAGGATGGCGGCGAGAAGTGGCGTGTGAACGACGTCCCCAGTCTCCAAACAGTTTTCGCCGTGATCGACGGGATGCCCATGCGCAGCCGTGAGATGGCCGCGGACCCCGGCCGATGCTGA
- a CDS encoding CIA30 family protein: MLIWAALLVTSCGKAGPPPADDTTEPAATAGASERAVALVDLDDAGEVAAWTTVNDPVMGGMSTSRIAFGNGGLMFSGVISLENNGGFASARSPQNPEIGRRAAGAKALRVHAVGDGKTYMVKVGIAGQTWSYIQRFPTEAAVPRIYDLPIDGFEPVGKRLKPAPDAPPTMDPSTIDQLAVYVLDKQQGRFDITVTAIDAIG, from the coding sequence ATGCTCATCTGGGCTGCACTCCTAGTCACATCGTGCGGCAAGGCCGGCCCTCCGCCCGCCGACGACACGACGGAGCCGGCGGCGACAGCCGGCGCCTCTGAGCGAGCCGTTGCGCTCGTCGACCTCGACGATGCCGGCGAGGTGGCGGCCTGGACCACGGTGAACGACCCGGTCATGGGCGGCATGTCGACGTCGCGCATCGCGTTCGGCAACGGTGGCCTCATGTTCTCCGGCGTCATCTCGCTGGAGAACAACGGCGGGTTCGCTTCGGCCCGCAGCCCGCAGAATCCGGAGATCGGGCGGCGAGCCGCAGGCGCGAAAGCGCTTCGCGTTCATGCTGTGGGCGACGGCAAGACGTACATGGTGAAGGTGGGCATCGCGGGGCAGACATGGTCCTACATCCAGCGCTTCCCCACCGAGGCCGCCGTTCCCCGGATCTACGACCTTCCCATCGACGGATTCGAGCCGGTCGGCAAGCGCCTCAAGCCTGCTCCTGACGCGCCCCCGACGATGGACCCGTCGACCATCGACCAGTTGGCTGTCTACGTTCTCGACAAACAGCAAGGGCGGTTCGACATCACCGTCACCGCGATCGACGCCATCGGTTGA
- a CDS encoding 1-acyl-sn-glycerol-3-phosphate acyltransferase, whose amino-acid sequence MTDEPEIAPPGWLSTTIQTYLRVYHRHEVRVDAPVPDRPVLFVCNHGFGGVIDLNVGAFVAARQAAGVTRPTTAMVHQIAWTLGAGPLVERLGGTPGSREAANNAFEAGHNVLVFPGGDVDAGKSWRDRNTIKFHGTGFARLAQEHRVPIVPVVTAGAGESLLVLSDGQAAAKALRLPKLLRVKSLPLSVSVPWGLNFGVVGLLPYLPLPSKLVTAVLPGMLSGDGESAEDFAERVRGAMQNRLDTLTARRTPLIG is encoded by the coding sequence ATGACCGACGAGCCTGAGATCGCGCCGCCCGGTTGGCTGTCGACGACGATCCAGACCTACTTGCGGGTGTATCACCGGCATGAGGTTCGCGTCGACGCCCCGGTCCCCGACCGTCCCGTGCTGTTCGTCTGCAACCACGGCTTCGGCGGCGTGATCGACCTCAACGTCGGGGCCTTCGTCGCGGCACGGCAGGCTGCCGGCGTCACGCGCCCCACCACCGCGATGGTCCACCAGATCGCGTGGACGCTCGGTGCCGGCCCGCTCGTCGAACGACTGGGCGGCACACCCGGCAGCCGCGAGGCCGCCAACAACGCGTTCGAGGCCGGTCACAACGTGCTCGTCTTCCCGGGCGGTGACGTCGACGCCGGCAAGTCGTGGCGCGACCGCAACACCATCAAGTTCCATGGCACGGGTTTTGCGCGACTGGCGCAGGAACACCGGGTACCCATCGTGCCGGTGGTGACCGCCGGCGCGGGTGAGTCACTGCTGGTCCTCAGCGACGGTCAGGCTGCGGCCAAGGCGCTCCGGTTGCCGAAGTTGTTGCGGGTCAAGTCTCTTCCGCTCAGCGTCTCGGTCCCCTGGGGGCTGAACTTCGGTGTGGTCGGCCTACTGCCTTACCTGCCGCTCCCCAGCAAGCTCGTCACCGCGGTGCTGCCCGGGATGCTCTCAGGGGATGGCGAATCGGCTGAGGACTTCGCAGAGCGGGTGCGCGGGGCCATGCAGAATCGGCTCGACACCCTGACCGCGCGGCGCACCCCGCTCATCGGCTGA
- a CDS encoding aminotransferase-like domain-containing protein, with amino-acid sequence MPAARYKRLVDAFAAEIRSGRLTSGTQLPTHRHLAEREGIAVVTATRVYAELEAMGLVSSEHGRGTFVRDQALPPGHGIDQRPLAADSVDLNFNYPALPGQVDLLRQVLRELAGSGDLESLLRYQPHGGRERDRAAVANHLLNRGLDTTPDSVVVVNGAQHGLTVVALAALRPGDLVAADAITYPGFKVIAEALRLELAPIPTTPTGPDLDALGRLCVERPVRAVYTMPTLHNPLGWVMDDGARRQLVAIARRHRLLLIEDAAYAYLAECPPPPLAATAPDVSVYVSGLSKNVATGLRVGFIAAPQARVPAIERAIRATAWNTPALTAAIATRWLEDGTVTRLEAEKRVDARLRQTIAGEILEPFRPLAHPNSYFTWVPLPANARADRIAATLATHGVAISTAEPFAITENPPQAIRLALGSTELGTLADALTTVRRTIEDDQYR; translated from the coding sequence GTGCCCGCCGCGCGATACAAACGTCTCGTCGACGCTTTCGCGGCCGAGATTCGTTCCGGTCGGCTGACTTCGGGGACGCAGCTACCCACTCACCGCCATCTGGCCGAGCGGGAGGGTATCGCCGTCGTCACCGCCACGCGCGTCTACGCCGAACTCGAGGCGATGGGTCTGGTGAGCAGTGAGCACGGCCGCGGAACCTTCGTACGGGATCAGGCACTGCCTCCGGGCCACGGTATCGACCAGCGCCCGCTTGCCGCCGACTCCGTCGACCTCAACTTCAACTACCCTGCGCTTCCCGGTCAGGTTGACCTGCTACGCCAGGTGTTGCGCGAGCTGGCCGGCTCCGGTGACCTGGAATCACTGCTGCGCTACCAACCGCACGGCGGCCGGGAGCGCGACCGGGCGGCCGTCGCCAACCATCTGCTCAACCGCGGACTGGACACCACCCCGGACAGCGTTGTCGTGGTCAACGGCGCGCAACACGGTCTGACGGTCGTCGCCCTGGCCGCGTTGCGGCCGGGTGACCTGGTCGCCGCCGACGCCATCACCTACCCCGGTTTCAAGGTGATCGCTGAAGCTCTACGCCTCGAATTGGCGCCCATACCAACGACTCCGACGGGACCGGATCTGGATGCGTTGGGGCGCCTGTGCGTGGAGAGGCCGGTCCGCGCCGTCTACACGATGCCGACTCTGCACAACCCGCTGGGCTGGGTCATGGACGACGGTGCCCGCCGCCAATTGGTCGCCATCGCCCGTCGGCATCGGTTGCTCCTCATCGAGGACGCCGCCTATGCCTATCTCGCGGAATGCCCGCCGCCGCCGTTGGCCGCCACCGCTCCGGACGTCAGCGTGTACGTCTCCGGGCTGTCCAAGAATGTGGCCACCGGCCTGCGAGTCGGGTTCATCGCCGCGCCGCAGGCGCGTGTCCCCGCCATCGAGCGGGCGATCCGTGCCACCGCATGGAACACCCCCGCTCTGACCGCCGCCATCGCCACGCGCTGGCTCGAGGACGGCACCGTGACCCGCCTCGAAGCAGAGAAGCGTGTCGACGCCAGGCTGAGGCAGACCATCGCCGGTGAAATTCTGGAACCCTTTCGCCCGCTGGCACATCCGAATTCGTACTTCACCTGGGTGCCCCTGCCCGCGAACGCGCGCGCTGACCGCATCGCGGCGACTCTCGCGACACACGGGGTCGCGATATCCACCGCCGAGCCATTTGCCATCACCGAGAACCCGCCACAGGCCATCCGCCTGGCCCTCGGCTCTACAGAACTCGGCACACTCGCCGACGCACTCACCACCGTGCGCCGCACCATCGAGGACGACCAGTATCGGTAG